In Lolium rigidum isolate FL_2022 chromosome 7, APGP_CSIRO_Lrig_0.1, whole genome shotgun sequence, the DNA window ccattgctggaacgtgctcaagaacgccaacaagtggatgacaagctatgcggcctacaacgaagctgtgaggaatgggacagcgatcaacctcgacggcgaggacgacgatcaaggccgtccggcccttccacctcgtccacgaggccacaaggctaccaaggccgatctacgGCGGGAGCGCGAGGCCCTTGCGTTCGCCATgagcatggagaagatgatggccgacaatcgtgccgccttggctgctagggatgaGAAGAGGCGTCCggaaaagaggccgcagctgccatctaccacaacctcgccaaagaggtaattgaggtccaaaggcggacgccgaggccaaattgcttgacgccgaggctaggaggatggacgccaaggccaagatccttgcggaggacactaggatcatgctagccgacttgagcagcgtcgacgacgacaccggggcctggttcatgaagaggcgcgccgaaatccgcgcgcgagacgcctgatcgccggcgccatgcgcccatcaccttggcctccttttggacatttttattgctgcacaggccttgttgtgccccttttggtctCCACTTTGCGCAGTCCGATATGCAAAGTGGGGTGAACTTGTTTGAGCCCTCAAAATGCGGCTATAAATTTGGTGCAAAAGTTTATGCGTGAATTCTGGCATGCgcccaaaatgcgtcgccccgctggaaccagCCCcaaacgcaaacggacacgcgaccatttccgcgtccgcctcgcgacgcaaacgaacgcccgCGAACATTTTAGGTGTCCGAaatgtgtcgcgccgctggagatgccctaaccggcTAACAGCTAGCACGAAAAAAGAGAGGCCGTCCGTTCCCGTTCCCATGGCCATGGGGGCCGTCCCGTCTCTTGCCAGTAGTCTCGCCTTCTCCGTCCAAGTCGAAACAAATTAACCGACTAGGCACCAGCCCAACGTCCGGAAAAAACTCAAAAAATCCCAACGAGAAGTAAATCCACGCGGAAACCTCACACGTCGCCCTCTTTCCAGCCTGTCCGCCTCATAACTCTGCGTCATCTCATCTCGTCTCCACGACTCCACCGTGCCGACGGTGCCCGTGCCCATCGATATTCCATTCCCCCGATtccctcccctcttctctccctcccaTGGGAGGGGAATAATTATAGAAACTACACTCCCATCTGACTATCCCCACTCCGCAAtgcgcctcctcgccgccgccgcgctcctcctcctcgccaccgccctatccgccgccgccgccgcggagctgCCGGAGTTCCGGGAGGCCCCGGCCTTCCGCAACGGCGCGGGGTGCGCAGGCACGCCCACGATCCACATCGCCATGACCCTGGACGGCACATACCTGCGGGGCTCCCTGGCGGGCGTCCTCTCCGTGCTCCGCCACGCCGCCTGCCCAGAATCCATCGCCTTCCACTTCGtcgcctcctcggcctcccctccccgccgcctcgcccgcctccgcgccgccctcgccgccgccttccccacgCTGCCCGCCGCGATCCACCGCTTCGACGCGCGCCTGGTCCGCGGCAGgatctcctcctccgtccgccgcGCGCTCGACCAGCCCCTCAACTACGCGCGCATCTACCTCGCCGACATCCTCCCGCGCGCCGTCCCGCGCGTGCTCTACCTCGACTCCgacctcctcgtcgtcgacgacgtggCCCTCCTCTGGGCCACCGACCTCGGGCCCCGCTTCGCGCTCGCGGCCCCCGAGTACTGCAACGCCAACTTCACCTCCTACTTCACCGACGCCTTCTGGCGCCACCCCGCCTACCCCGCCGTCTTCGCCAACCGCTCCCGCGCGCCCTGCTACTTCAACACGGGCGTCATGGTCATCGACCTCGACCGGTGGCGGGCCGGCGACTACACGGCCAAGCTCGAGTACTGGATGGACGTGCAGAAGCAGGAGGCCCGGATCTACGAGCTCGGCTCGCTCCCGcccttcctcctcgtcttcgcgggCGACGTCAGGGCCGTGCAGCACCGGTGGAACCAGCACGGCCTCGGCGGCGACAACGTGGCCGGCCAGTGCCGGGAGCTCCACCCGGGCCCCGTCAGCCTCCTGCACTGGAGCGGCAAGGGGAAGCCCTGGCTGCGGCTCGACGCCGGCAGGCCATGCCCGCTCGACGCGCTCTGGGCGCCCTACGACCTGCTCCGCCGCCAAGGCGCGCGCGacgacctcctcgccgccgtcgcctgaCTGACGCCCGCATCGCTTCAGTAGTCGAGTTCGGATCACTGTAGAGTGTCGACCATGACTCGTCGGCCTGGTTGCGGCGTCGCCGTCGCGGCTGGGGTCCGTGTCGGTGGTGTGACACGCGCACGCCGGCCCTCGTGGCCTCGGAGGACGACAGGCCCGGCACGGGCCCACGGGGACAGATTTATTATCGCTTTGGTGAAGTGGCTCTATCGGGCATTGAACCCTGGGCCCATGTGTCGGCGATGGATGCCAAGGTTTTGGGGAGAGTTTTGGGTGCTGAGATGCGACGAGATCTTCTATCAGATGCAAGCCATAGGTTGTGTACAGCTGTTATTTCTTGCCCTGTTCGGGAAATACTTTATTGATTTCATTCGTTTTCGGTTAGGAATCGTTCAAGGTGTATTGGATGTACCAACATCGTATACTAGTACTATCACATTATATCAATACTAATAATTAAGAGAATAATTTCTGGTATGTCTGCATATATTGTACTATCAGTATCATCATCGTAGGTTAAGAGGAGCCGAGGGAACAACGCGTCATCGGGGCCTGAGATTGTAACGTATTTTCTTATGTTCATTGAGACTTGGAGCAGCTAAACTGGATGTCGTCTTGTGGCGCAAATCTCAAATCTGGACCTCCAGATTTCAGGAATCTGATCCGACTTTTCCACCACTTTGGCTTAACAAAAGCGTGATAGATCCCGGATGATTTGTTTAGTGCGTGGTTTGTTGCCATGTGAATGGCCGGTTGCCAAGTGCTCGAGTGGATCTTTTTGTAAAGGCGTCGAGAGATCATTTGTTCTCTCGTCTCGTGCCCGAGAGACCAAAGAAAGCGGTTCAGACTTCAGACGATCACTCGCTCTCGCTGCCTTTTCTCACCTGTTACCCTCAATGGCTGGTAGTAAAAGGATGTTCACTCGAGTGTGAGAGTGTGATGTTGTCGCCAGGTGCTTGCTTTGTGCAGGCTTAAATCAGAGGATGGCAGCGACATGTAGCGTAAACTGAAGCTAATTTTGATTTTGGAGGCAGCCCGGACTTCCGTGAGAGCAGcacatgttagagcatctccactcgtcccccgaggaggcccccggcgagcgttttttccatccggacggcgaaattcggcccagtcgcgcccccggttcctcgttttcgtccggatttgggcctaaattcatccggcgatcccacgcccccggcccccgggagctctcggggactccggacgagtgaaaagcggggaagggcccgatctgtcggtgactcgacgcacgaaccccaccgccacgtcgctcaaaatctcccccacccctcatatctctctcgccgccggcaccacccgccggcttgttgcccagattgcgccgccactccttccccacctgcctatattccgccgtgtttggacgacagcctatctggctgctcatccgccggcctgttttccggcctgcttgctcgtcgtcgctcgcggctcgggttgcctcgaccacgcccgtcaggtgttcgtccatttccctcgccggccatggactcggacgaagaggaggagcagatgttcgtcgagcttatgcaagaagagatggcagcggccgcccaagacgacgagcacatgatgatccttggttgcttggcaagcatgtacgccggaccggcaactcgtcggcgtggtgggtcggcacgaggtcgccggaagtgcaagccgagacagcgaccggagggctactgcatgttgtacgccgactacttcgccgacaatccattgcacggtgagagtgttttccggcgtcgtttcgggatgagcgaaagctatttcgcaaattgtgtatgccatccgccactttgatccctacttcggatgcaaggcggattgcacttggtttggttggattttcgtcaccgcgaagtgcacggtggctatgaggatgcttcggcgtatggagctcccggtgatactgcggatgactatcttcggatggcggagtccaccgcccttgattgtttctaccggttccgcagggccgtcatagcagtgttcggggactattacttgagatcacccactgtcgaagacactcggaggatccttgcaacaaatgaagctagaggttttccggggatgcttggaagcattgactgcatgcattggcaatggaagaactgtccgtttgcgtggcggggaatgtacaagggtcacaaaaaggctgcactgtgatacttgaagcggtggctacccatgatctttggatttggcactctttctttggtatgcctggatccaacaatgacatcaacgtcctaaactgctccccggtcttttccaagcttgttgaggttcatgctcccccggtggactatgtgatcaatggtcggcactacaacaaaggatactaccttgcagacggtatctatccaaagtgggcaacatttgtgaagacgatctccaaccctagcacccccaaactttgcgagtttgtcaagaaacaagaagcttgccgaaaagacgtcgagcgagcatttggtgtcctacgagcagagatttgctgtcgtccggttccccgctatgacttggtccaaagatcagatgtgggaggtgatgaactgctgtgtgtgcctacacaacatgattattgaagatgagcgaaagcatccggttcctctggctgagcaacaagcaccatatgagagagagggtcctcttgcacggccctaatcaccgagtgcctccatcatgggccgccttcattgctatgcgccaggagattcgagactctacaatgcaccagctgctgcaagatgatccggtggagcacatatggaggctccgaggcaacgccaacgccgacgccaactagtctgtcttaatttgtttgaaaaattgtgaaatttgtgtgcttcatttgtttcagcacttgttaaacattgtactcgttatcgccgaatttgtttcagcaattttcgtcctcttgtttgcccaacttgttaaattttatgttgaatttgtttgaaatatgtcaaatggtcgaggttgggggtttcctgccggggggacggctggaacttcggcgctccccacgccaaatcttcatccaatccggacgaaaatttcgccggatttgggcgtggggagcgccaacgagtggggatgctcttaccatCATGAGCTTTGTTTGGTATTTGACTGTTTGGTGTCGAAGATTGCTTCATTGCGCGGTCAGGCTAAATGGTAGAAGTTCATACACAGGTTTGGTTGATTACGGCCATCTGCCCTGATAACTGAAGATATCTTCTGCAGGGTGCAGTTAGAGTGCTTGTTTCGATTCAACTGCAAGATAAGTACAGTAGCAAAAACACAGGACACATgcacggttgctgcatcaaacaaTGCCACTCGCGAGGAGACCAAGAACTTGGCAGCGGAGCACGGTTGCAGTGCTCAGTTTCGGCAGGCGGCGGACGAGCCGTCCGGTGTGGCGAAAGGGTAATTCAGAGCTTCCGGTTCAGCAGAAAGGTACTCCAGAGAAGCTCTTTCGTCTTCCTCCACATAGTAGACGCCGTTTGTAGACCTACAGTGTTGAAAGAGCAAACTATTGCAAATCTCATCCTGATCATCATGCGGGCCTGCCTATCTACAGGGTGGAAATGTTCCACCGACAGTCTCGGGGTTTTAACAGGGCATTGAATTATGGACAAGCAATGGCACGTCGCAACGCGTCCATGCCACACCGACACGCACTTCAAACTGCATATGCTTGATTGGTTGCCCACAACGTCTTTTTCTTCGCTCCCTAGGGCAATGCAACGCTTGTGCATCGCGTTTGATCGCCTGCATCGCATTGCAACATAGCTGCAGCCTGCAGCTTGTTTGGTTGTTTGCATGAGCTCCCGTGGTGTAATGTCTGTGTTAGCCGTGGTTATCTTACCTCTTCTATGGAGGTCAGGGTGCGGATCTTGGGCCAAATAGCGGGGGGGGGGCGAAATGGGCTGGTTTTGACCATTAGATGGGGCAGTGGATTCTGCTAGGCTAGAGGGGCGACGGCCTATTTGGCCCTCAAGAAGATCCGCCAGTGATGGAGCGTCTGCactatgatgatgcacaaaacttTCATTTATTGAAATTATTCAATGGAACCTTACAAGAAAAAGTAAAGATCAAACTGAAGCCACCTCACTAACGATAAATATTGCAACACCTACAAACTTAATAAAGGGGGTGACAGTGTCGGAGCCTCATGCCATTGGCGGACGCAGCGGGGGGGGGGCgggggggccgtggcccacccagaaatTCGGCCCGCCCAGGTTATACTCCATGGAAAAAAAAAGGCCGATTAGCATGGACCTGGAGGAGTCGTGGATACTGGAGTCGAGGTCACGCGCATCGCACTCGCCCCGAGCGGCCGAGCCCCCGACAGCCGTCACCCGCCGGCCTCGCCCGCcccccgccgtcgcccgccgccccgCCGGCCTCACCCACCGTCGGCCGCCGGCCTCGCCCGCcccccgccgtcgcccgccgccccgCCGGCCTCGCCCGCCCTCAACCTCCTCAACTCTGTTTCTctgcccgccgtcgcccgccggggCCCGGCGGCCTCGCCTCGCCCGCCCTTCACAAAAGAGTGAGTGGACAAGAATAAGAGGAGTTGTCGCGGCCTTTGAATCATTTAACTTTGTTTTCAATCTCAACTTGATGCTTGTTATTTTTGGCTACACAAATGACTTGTCTATATCTTTGCAAAAGAAGGATCAAGATATTCTTAATGCAATGGTGCTTGTTGGATTGGCAAAGGAGAAAATGAAGGATATGAGGTCATCACTTGGATGGGAAAGATTTCTTGCAAAGGTGACATTCTTTTGCAACACTCATGGCACTGAAGTTCCTTCCCCGGAATCTAATTATGTGGCTCATGGAAGATCACAACGGTATTATGAAAAGCAAACAAATGATGATCGTTATAGAAGAGAAGTGTATCTTGGCGTTGTTGACCAAGTTATTCAAGAGCTTGACAATCGGTTTGATGAGGTTAACATGGAGTTGCTTATTTGTATGGCGGCTTTGAATACCGTgaattcatttgcttcttatgatGCACAAAAGGTAATGAGACTTGCTCAATTCTACCCCAATGACATATCAAGCATGGATTTGTTAAGACTTGAACCCCAACTTGAGATCTTTATTGATGACATGAGAAAAGATGATAGATTCAAATGTGTCAATCATCTTGGTGAGCTCTCTATTAAGCTTGTTGAAACAAAAAAGCATGTTGTTTatggaggtggcaatttggctcataggagcaaatgctctcattatataaaataattaaaaaacaattttaaaaatgttaaaaaattctgatataaatttgttggtgtacaccttgacattctatgttagtgcacaaattttcatggagaaacaacattttatataacgtgtacaaaaaagacaaaaaaatatcctgtacgtagtcgtgttatagcatcaaaacttgtcttttttacaggagccacaattatttttagttttttttgaaaacttgtgtaccaacataaaatgtctagatgtacatgtaaaaatttagtttagaattttttgacactttaaaatgtggattcacataatgggagcatatgctcctatgagccaaagtgcatttcccgttGTTTATGATTTAGTTTACATGCTTCTCAAATTGATATTGCTTCTACCGGTGGCGACGGCGAATGTTGAAAGAGTATTTTCCGTAATGAGTCTAGTAAAAAACAAGTTGAAAAATAGTATGGGTGATGACCTCTTGAACCATTGCTTAGTGACATTTATCGAGCGAGGGGTGTTCATTCATGTAAGTGATGATACCATTGTTGAAACTTTCATGGCAATGCGAAACCGTAGATTGAAGAAATGATGTAAGTTTCTAATTATGCTATATTCTACAATGTAAGATCCTTGTAATGTTTTGAACTATTTGTATTGTAACCGTGTACATTTGATATATGTATTGAACTCCAATGCAATGAATTTGTCTTGTATATTGTTCATTACTTCATTATGCAAAGGTTTTTCACAATTTGGGGGGTGCGCAAAAAAAATTTTTTTTGAGGTGTGCCCCCTTTTTAATTCTTTCATGCGTCCGCCACTGCCTCATGCCGTGACCATACCAACACGCATCATCAGAATACCGGGGACATCACCAGAACACCTAATAGCGAGTTGGGATCACAAACCGCTCTAGCAATCACAGAACACACACCATTGCACACGCTCGGAACGTCGCTGCCAGCATCTTCCGCCGACCCATCTTCAAGAAGGATCACCATGTTAACTTTGTCAAGCCTGCCATTGACGCCACCCCGGTGCCAGGCGGCGCCACCACCCCGTGCAAGTCCATCACAATGCATCACCACTACACCATGCCGCCGAGACTTGCCAACGTGGGCGCGACATATGCACACCACTCCACCTTAGCACCACCTCCAGCCATTGTCCGCTCCAAAAACAATGCCCCCAGCAGGGAGAACGGCGTTGTGCGTCGCCATCGCCCGCTCCGGGAGACCTATGTCTGGGATTTCCCTCGGAGCAGCCATGCGAGAAGAAACACATGTTGTAGGaatgatgccttcaacaaggtagcgaCGAACAAATGCCACCATCGTCTGCCATGACTGAAGTTGGGGACGGTTTTCACGGGCATCGCCTCGCCATTGTAGACTACCTCCTACACCACCACACTTGCAAATAACTCGGAATCACTTCATTTATGACtcctaatttttttaaaaaagtaaCAACATTAAAGTTGTGGAGAACAACTTGATATACCTAGTGGTCAAAGAAATTTTGAAACTTTGACGAAATTGGTATAAAAAGGTCCAAACATGGGTCATTAGCTGATTTATCACCACAAATGGATCATTAGCTGTTGTGGGTGGTGCTCGGACCTGGACAGGGTGCGGGAGGAAGAAGGAGGTTTGCTTTGGTGTCCCCCCTTTTCTCCCACTACCACAAAATTTGAAGGGATAAGTTAG includes these proteins:
- the LOC124675279 gene encoding probable galacturonosyltransferase-like 3, giving the protein MRLLAAAALLLLATALSAAAAAELPEFREAPAFRNGAGCAGTPTIHIAMTLDGTYLRGSLAGVLSVLRHAACPESIAFHFVASSASPPRRLARLRAALAAAFPTLPAAIHRFDARLVRGRISSSVRRALDQPLNYARIYLADILPRAVPRVLYLDSDLLVVDDVALLWATDLGPRFALAAPEYCNANFTSYFTDAFWRHPAYPAVFANRSRAPCYFNTGVMVIDLDRWRAGDYTAKLEYWMDVQKQEARIYELGSLPPFLLVFAGDVRAVQHRWNQHGLGGDNVAGQCRELHPGPVSLLHWSGKGKPWLRLDAGRPCPLDALWAPYDLLRRQGARDDLLAAVA